GCAGACTGAACAATCCCTTCTCCAACTTCTTCATTTCGTAAATTTAAAAATTCAATTCCTTGTTTTGCACTTTCAAGACTTTTAAATAATAAATCACAATTTTCTGCACCTTTTACCTCTATATATGTTCCTTGTCTCTCTCGTATAGAAGCAAACATAGCTTTTCTTTGATCTTCATCAGCCCATACCTGATTCAATTGTTTAAGTAAATATTCTCCATGTTCTTGGCGAATTCTTGGTTTATAGTTCTTTGTTATTACAGTGCTATCCGAAGTATAAGAATGCTCTTCATATGTATTTGTCAAAAAAATATTCTTCTTATGAAATGCCAATTATCTTATGCCTCCTTACTTGCATATGCCCCAGTCCGTTCAACTAAAGATTTTGCAATTAATTCTGAACTCAATGTCTTATTTTCCAATATAATGTCTTTAATACAATCTTCGCATGCCTTTGAAATTTCAGCATGACTTAATCCACTTGCCAACTCTATTACTTTTTTTGTGATTGATTTTGCTTTATAAAATTCTCCAAGTTTTATTTCAAAGAGTTTTTTTATCTGTTTTTCATCAGGAATCGAATAATGTAATACATCATCAAATCTTCTAAACAATGCTTGATCCAGCATTTTATGATTATTAGTTGCCGCTAAGATAATACTGTCTGAATCATCTCGTTCTAAAAACTGAAGAAAGGAGTTTAAAACCCTCCGCATTTCACCAACTTCATTATCAAGACTTCTATCCGCACCAATTGCATCAAATTCATCAAACAAAAATACCGCTCTATTATCAGCTATTAAATCAAATATTTGCCGTAATTTAGCACTTGTTTCTCCCATAAATTTTGTGATTAATTTATCCATTTGCACAATATATAATGGCAAATTCAACTCACATGCTATTACAGAAGCTGTCAATGTTTTTCCTGTTCCTGGTGCACCTTCAACAAGAACTTTGCTTCTATTTTTCATACCAAAACTTCTCAATCTTTCCCTTTGCCGATATTCTGACAGAATTCTCTCTATTCTTATTCGTATCTCCTCAGATACAACCAATTCTTGCGATTTATTATCTGGAACAACGAATTCTACTAGATGATTATCACTTTTAATTTGGACTATATTGTTTGAAGAACCATTTTTATCAATGATTTCTTTAATTTCTCTAGCTAATGCTGCATGACCTGCTCTCGCTTCACTTGCAGCAATCTGTAGGGCTACCGTTTTAAAGCGATTTTCATCCCTATTATAATATGCATTAAGCAATGATTTAATTTGATCGCCACTTGCCATGCCGTTCACCTGCTTTCTATTTCAAAATATACTTTCTCATAATTATTATATCGCATATTATTGAAAAGTACAAAATTTTTCTAAAAATATCTCTCGAAAAACAAAAAGACAAAAAGCTACAATTCACCTTGCACATTATCTGTTGCATTTTGTTTTGTAGGAATCAAATCGATAAATTGCTCACCTTTTCTAATCAAATTGACCGCAGTTCTTTTTTACTCTAACAGGGGTAAATATAGGCACTACGTTATCGCCCTTATGCTCCTTCGACAAAGCTTGTTCAAGTCTCTCCTCCATGGGCGATACTATCACTTGCTTCTTTATAACACCTTTCCATAAAATTTGTCGTTACAATATTCGAATATCTTTCCTGAAGAAATGTACTGAATGATTCTTAAACCTCGGAACCATTAACAAAAGCGTATTTCCTTCCGTAAGTGCAATCACCGTTCTCTTCTTAGAAAATTCCAACAGATATTCACTGCTTTTGCATCAGAATATCATAAATATACATGATTAGATTTTGTATTATATGTAATTGATTTCATTGGTATTTTATATTCAATCGATTTCATTCCGTTGTAATATGAAAAGATTATCCTTGTGGCTTCATGCGAATTCTCTATTTCTTTAAAAATTGAAATTCTTTTTGTTTCCCCCGGTTGTAGATATATTATTTCATCAATTGGAGTTAATATATTTAAAGTATCAAATCCGTCATTCTTTCGAACGATTTCATACTTTACTATCTCAATTTTTCCTATAAGAGTTTTCTTATTATATAAAAATAAATTTTTTTTGGAAATAGACATAGCTTTTTCAGATCAATTTGTAATCAACAATGCAAAATCTACTACATCTGCTTTGTTTTCAAATTGATTTATAGAAAATTCTTTTACCTTTATATTAGGTCGTATATATAATGATAATAACTTGTTTAAGATCCATTTCAGAAATTGAATCGCATATTCCAATTTAATACCTCCTGTCAGGTTATTAATTGATAAAATAACTAATTTTCTATCATGTCATAAAATACATTTTCGGTAATTATCTCAATATCGACCCCTTTAAGTCTTAATTCTTCTGCTTTTTTCTGCTTATTACTTTTTCCATCTTTTATAAGTGAGCAGTAATCATTATTACCCAATATTAAAAAATTGGTTTTAGCAGTAACAGAGTCACCATTTATACCACCTAAATCAACAACAACCTGCATGGCATCTTTGCGAGCCATTCTCTCTAACGTACCTGTAAATACGCACAGTTTTCCATATAAGGGGTTTTCTTCATCGAATTCTGTTTTTTGACTAGTTATGACATTAGCTGATGCACTCTTATGATTACCCGAAATTTTGAGAAATTCCTCTATTGTATGAAATTTTGATAGAATATCCTCTTTCAAACTTACTAAGCAATCATTTGTAATCTTACAATCACCGACTGCTCTATGCGCTCCATCATAATTAAGGTTATAATACTCGGCAACATCTCTTAAACGATGATGTTTGAGCTCTTTAAGTATTCTTCTGGCTAGTCGCATTGTATCAATAAAATCATTCATCAATGGCTTTAATAATATCTCTTGATATGCATCATACAGAAAATTTATATCAAAATTAACATTATGTCCTATCACAATATCATTTGATAAAAATGTATCGAAATCAGCAAGAACCTTTTTCGTATCCCTTGCATTTTCTAGCATTTTGTTAGTAATTCCCGTCAGATCTGTAATAAAACTATTAATATATTGAATGGGTTTTCCATTTACTACACAGTAATCATCAGTATGTCTAGTATCTTCTTCATCTAAATAATAATAAGAATTTGGCTTTACCAATTCCGAGAAGCGATCAATCTCTTTACCCATTTCATAACGTATAGCTCCAATTTCTATAATTGAATCAAATCTCGGATCTAGTCCTGTAGTCTCGATATCTACAACAACATACTTATTAGGAAAATCTACCAAACTTCTTCCTTTATACTCTCGAATGATACGCTTCTGACCTGTTGATTCATTTAATATGATTTTACCGCTCTCATCAATGCTAATACTTATCATAATTTATATACTCCCCCTTTATTATTTGCTCGCTAATCTACTTGTAATATTGTAATATTTTATACTATATTTTACCATTATCAATGTCAGAGAGATAGCTTTTTTTACAAATTTCTCTTCTTTTTATTAAATTATACATATATATTGGTCATACTATGTCCATAATAAAAAATAGCAATAAATTTCATATCTTTATGCCGTAGACTTTCACACTGTCATAGAAACATATTCCTTCCTGAAACACTGACAGCAAAACAGAGTAGCAACAACATCAGATCTATTATCAATAGAATCAAATAGTTACTCCTACATTTTTTCATAATCTCATATATCCCCAAAAAGCCGGTAGGTAAACCACTAATCAACTTCTGATTACTACCTTACCTACCGGCTCTTTCTCCTTATTCGCATTTTATTGTTATCTCTGTTCCTTCCAAGAATGTTATGATTATCTGACCGTCCGAGAATACCTTCATGTTATCAAGTGTCGCAAGCATATGATTAGTTTCCATCGTTTCAATCATTCCAATATCATCAACCATATGTATGAACTCTCTGGCATA
The nucleotide sequence above comes from Variimorphobacter saccharofermentans. Encoded proteins:
- a CDS encoding AAA family ATPase, whose protein sequence is MASGDQIKSLLNAYYNRDENRFKTVALQIAASEARAGHAALAREIKEIIDKNGSSNNIVQIKSDNHLVEFVVPDNKSQELVVSEEIRIRIERILSEYRQRERLRSFGMKNRSKVLVEGAPGTGKTLTASVIACELNLPLYIVQMDKLITKFMGETSAKLRQIFDLIADNRAVFLFDEFDAIGADRSLDNEVGEMRRVLNSFLQFLERDDSDSIILAATNNHKMLDQALFRRFDDVLHYSIPDEKQIKKLFEIKLGEFYKAKSITKKVIELASGLSHAEISKACEDCIKDIILENKTLSSELIAKSLVERTGAYASKEA
- a CDS encoding exonuclease domain-containing protein, whose product is MISISIDESGKIILNESTGQKRIIREYKGRSLVDFPNKYVVVDIETTGLDPRFDSIIEIGAIRYEMGKEIDRFSELVKPNSYYYLDEEDTRHTDDYCVVNGKPIQYINSFITDLTGITNKMLENARDTKKVLADFDTFLSNDIVIGHNVNFDINFLYDAYQEILLKPLMNDFIDTMRLARRILKELKHHRLRDVAEYYNLNYDGAHRAVGDCKITNDCLVSLKEDILSKFHTIEEFLKISGNHKSASANVITSQKTEFDEENPLYGKLCVFTGTLERMARKDAMQVVVDLGGINGDSVTAKTNFLILGNNDYCSLIKDGKSNKQKKAEELRLKGVDIEIITENVFYDMIEN